Below is a genomic region from Desulfobacter sp..
CCTGAAGCAGATGGCAAACATGCACAATCCAGTGCCAGCGGTATAACCGGGAAAATGGGAATGCGCCCCTTCATCGGTTAATTTGCCGGGCTTGAGCAAAATATTATCCGGTATCCCAACCTTGCCGATATCATGAAGAGGTGCAGACTTATATAAGAGCTCTATGGTTTCATCATTTAAAGCATCTTTGAATTTTGGATGATCTTTTAATTGGGCGGCTAAAATTTTAACATACCCCCGGGTTCGCTTAATATGCCCGCCTGTTTCCGGATCCCGATATTCGGCCAGGGTGCCCATACTTTCAATGGTGACATCCTGGGTCAAAGAAATTTTTTCTTCTGCCGCTTTGAGTTTGGATATGTCCTTGGCGATTGTGGCGATGCCGATGGGGTGATTATTGTCATCTTTTAAAACAGACAGGGTTAATAATACGGGAATAATTTTTTTTTCTATGTTCCATCTTAACCCCTCTATATTTTTGACCCTTTCTCCTTTTTTACTCCGCCTGAGCAAATCATCCGCCTCCTTGTACCGTTCCGGAGGTACTATGGTTTTTATGGGCTTGCCCACAAGATCTTCATGGGACCATCCATAGGCAAGTTTGGCTTCATTATTCATATCAATGACAATACCGTCAAGATCCTCAATAAGAATTGGCACGGTTGCATCCATAAACACCTTAGACATTCGTCGATATTTTTCTTCTAATTTTTTTTGCCTGCTAATATCTTTTACAAATGTCGCCACGGCCGTTGGTTTTCCAGCCTCGTCTTTGAGCAATGACAAGGTGATCAAAACCGGTATAATCGTCTTGGATTTATCCCATCTCAACCCTTCAACATTTCTGACGCCCTTACCTTCCCTGCAACGTTCCAGCAGTTCATCTGCCTGCTTGTGCCTGTCAAAAGGAACGATTGTTTTGATCGGTTTTCCGATCAACTCTTTCCTGGACCATCCATAAGATCGCTCGGCTTCTAAATTCATATCCACGACAATCCCATGAAGATCTTCAATAAGAATTGGATCGGTGGCATCCATGAATACTTTTGTCAATAAGTGGGTGTTGACTTTATTTTTTTCAATCTGAGTCATACGATCCTCCAGTGAATCGAACAGCCATGATTTAGCAGCCGTGTCTGCAGGGTGCTATTTATTGCTGAATCAGGACCTCTTGGTTGTTTTTAAGTCCAATACCAATTTTTTTTCGAGGGGTGGTATAAACAGACAGGATCATTTCATCCCTCTTTGATATGCATCGTATTGTCACGTGTTAAAATCGCCGCCCGGGCAAAGAGCGAACACGCCATGGGCTTAGGACATTCCGGTAATATTATTTTCTCTGTAACCTTTTATTTATCTTCCGATAATTGGCCAAATCAAAAAAAGAGTAGCACACCACCTGAAATAATCATCCCTGGTACTAAAAAGCAACAGAAAACCGATAATACACGACTCACCTATTCGGTTGTCATAAACATTGGCATGCACCCAAATTGTTTTTTGGCAACAGATCAATTTCAGCTATTCAGATTTAAACATACTCCTTGGGATTTGGTTTCCAGAGGGCTCAGGCCCAACGGAATTTATGATAGCTATTCTCTGTAAAATATTTTATATCTTTTTTGATGCCCCTTGTTTAAGTGTTTGCTTAAATGCGGGACTTACCCAAACCACTATAGGAAAAAGGTTTTTATATGACCCCCAAACTGATTCCAAATGGATTTCACCACGTGGGAAATTGCATCCGCCCGCCAAGTGAAGCCAATGCCATACTCCTCCAGGCAACACTGGGTTGCTCCCACTCTAAATGCACCTTTTGCGGTGCTTATGAAGGCAAACCATTTGCCCTGAAAGAAAGAAAATACCTGGAAGACGATTTTGAATTTGCCAAAAGATACTGCCGGCACCAGGACCGGGTTTTTGTCATGGACGGAGACGCACTTATCATGCCCATGAAAGACTGGAAATGGCTCCTGGAGATGATCCACGAGCACCTGCCATGGGTCAAAAGGATCACCTGCTATGCCAATTTAAAATCCATTTGCCTTAAAACAGATGAGCAATTGGCCTATCTTCATCAAAACGGTCTAAAGGCTGTTTTTCTCGGGTTGGAATCAGGCCATGCACAGGTCCGAAAAGAGATCAAAAAAGGCGGCACCCCAGAAGAGTTAATCCGGCACTGCCGGCGCCTCAGAGCTTCGGGCATCAAATTGGTCACCATTGTGCTGCTGGGACTGGGTCAAATTGAATTGAGCCTTGCCCATGCCCGGGAAACAGGAAAAGCCCTGACGGCCATAGATCCTGAAGCGGTCAGTGCCCTAAGCCTCATCCCCTTGCCAAACACCCCCCTAGGCCGGGCCTTTGAACGGGGTGAATATAAGATTCCCGATGCCCTGGGCATGATAAAAGAACTCAGAGAACTGGTAAAGCACACCACCCTGACAAGGGGGGCGTTCCGGTCGGTTCATGCCAGCAATTATTTGTCGGTTGATGCCAGGTTTCCCCAGGATAAAACAGCAGTGCTCAAAACCCTGGATCTGGCAATGAACGGCGATATCGACCTTAAACCGGAATGGATGCGCGGACTATAATACCTTTTAAGGATTTTTTCTTCCCCGGGGAGGCCATGGTCAGGCAATCAACATTGACATGCCTGACACCCCCATGGTTCTGGCCGGTGCAAAATAATATTTTTTTATATTAGGAACTTTGTTCAAATCCATTAATTTTCTATACCTAAAAAAAGATTTCACAGAACTTTCACAGGTATTTCCAGCCCTTCCCCTTTGATCTGGTTTGGCGCAAGTATCTGTGTTCTTTAAAAATGCTTAACACCTTTGGCAGGGTCCTTTAGGTATGTACGAGCCTGTACATTTTAAATTTGGAGAAAAAATGATTTTCCGGTATTTTAATTTTTTTATATTTACACTCTTTAGCGGCTTCTTTATGGGGTCTGCCTGTGGAGAGTTTATGTAAAATATCGGAAGATATCAGGTAAACTCGAACCATGGGCAGACTGGCAGCCAGTACCCATGGTTTTTGTATTTAAGGGACTGTGGGGAAATTCGACCCGCATTTTAAGTTTTCAGTCAGTTCTGGGTCGAGCCAATAAAACCCATGGGTAATTTTCATATTTTAATCATTTTTTTAAATTAAAGGAGAAAATGAAAATGGTAATGAAAAAAATGGCAATTGCCGCCCTGGCCCTGACCCTTATCTGTTTACCCGCATCAGGCCTCATGGCCGGGACCGTGTATAAGGTGGGGGGCATTTTCTCTTCCACCGGCCGGGCCTCTTTTCTGGGGGATCCGGAAAAAAAGACCATGGAAATGATGGTCGAAAAAATCAATGCCCAGGGCGGTATTGACGGAGTCATGCTCGAAGCGGTGATCTATGATTCAGAAGGCGACCCTGCCAAGGCGGTGAGCGCTGTAAACAAGCTGATCCACAAGGACAAGGTTTTGGCCATCATCGGTCCTTCAACCACACCCACAACCCTGGCCATTGTCAATTTTGTAGAACGGGCAAAAGTGCCTTTGATCTCCTGCGCCGCAGGCGTTAAGATCACCTCGCCTGTAAAACCCTGGGTATTTAAGACCGCCCAGAGCGATCTTCTGGCCGTGGCTGCCGTGTATCAGCATATGCAGGCGGCAGGCATTAAAAAAATCGGGGTGCTGACCGTGTCCAACTCCTTTGGGGAAAGCGGGAAACACCAGCTTTTAAACCAGGCTGAACATTTTGGTCTGGAAGTAGTAAAAGCGGAAAGCTTCGGGGCCAAGGATACAGATACCACAGCCCAGCTTACCAAGATCAAGGCCGCCTCTCCTGATGCCATTGTCTGCTGAGGAACCAATCCCGGACCTGCGGTTGTCGCTAAAAACGTCAAACAGCTTAAGATTGATCTTCCCTTGTACCAAAGCCATGGGGTTGCCTCTCCCAAATTCATCGAGCTTGCAGGGGATGCAGCAGAAGGCATTATTCTGCCCACAGGCAAAATTCTGGTCACCCCGCTTTTAGATGAGACTGATGTTCAAAAAAAGATCCTCACCAGCTACCAGAATAACTATCACGCCAAATACAAGGGCAATGTCTCAGGGTTCGGCGGGTATGCCTATGATGCTGTAAACATTCTTGCAGCAGCCCTCAAAGGAAGCAATGGAGACAAGGATAAAATCCGCCAGGCCCTTGAAGCCACACAAAATCATGTGGGCGCCACAGGTGAATTTAACTTTTCGGCCAAGGATCACAATGGGCTGTCTCCTGAAGCCTTTGTCATGGTGGAAATTAAAAACAGCACCTGGAAACTGATCAAATAAACATGGTCACCCATGAAAATCTCCCAGCTTATTATTTAAGGTAAATCCATGCAGGAAATCATTCAGTATCTTTTTTCAGGCATTACCACCGGCGCCATATATGCGGTGATTGCCGTGGGTCTGTCCATGCTCTACGCCTCAACCGAACTCATCAACTTTGCCCATGGGGAATTTGTCATGGTCGGAGCCATGGCACTGGTCACCCTCTGGGTTCACCTGGGCCTGCCCCTGCCCATCGCAATGGCAGGGGCTGTGCTCCTGGGCTGTGTCCTGGGGCTCTTGTTTGAACGATTTGCCATACGCCAGGTCAAAACCCCCAACCCCATTGTCCTTGTGATCATCACCGTGGGGGCCTCTATTTTTCTGCGGGGCCTTGGAATGGTGGCCTGGGGAAAAGACCCTTTCAGCATTCCCTCTTTTTCCAGTCATGACTCCATTGAAATTGCAGGGGCAGCACTTTTGCCCCAGAGCATCTGGATTGTGGGAACAGCCCTGCTCCTGGCAGGAGGCATTCATTTTTTCCTTAAAAAAACCCTCATGGACAAAGCCATGGTGGCCTACGCCGTAAATCAGACGGCTGCCTTTCTCACTGGCATTCCATCGGAAAGAATGGGGGTGCTGGCCTTTGCCATCAGCACGGGATGCGGCGCCATTGCCGGGATCTTTATTGCCCCCATCACCATGAGTTCCTATGATATGGGCACCATGCTGGGGCTCAAAGGCTTTTGCGCGGCAATGATCGGGGGACTTGGAAGTCTCTGGGGCGCCTTTGCCGGAGGAATTTTGCTGGGGGTGCTGGAATCTTTGGGCGCCGGCCTGATTTCATCGGGCCTCAAGGATGCCATTGCCTTTATTCTGCTTCTCCTGATCCTCTATGTCCGTCCCGGAGGCATTTTTTCAGCCCAGGAGGCCAAACGGTTTTAATATGGATGCCATCAAGAAACAACACTGGAGAGAAAACACCATCTTTCTGGGACTGATCCTCCTGGCCGGAGGCATGACCGAAAACACCTACTATCTCCAGATCATGACCTTTATCGGCATCAACACCCTTTTGGCATTGGGGCTTAATATGCTCATGGGGTATGCAGGCCAGGTATCACTTGGCCATGCCGCCTTTTACGGTATCGGGGCCTATACCACGGCCATTCTGTCCGGCAGCTTTGGATTTTCCCCCTGGATCGCCCTGGTCTGTGCTGTGGCCTGTGCCGTATTCATTGCCCTTGTGGTGGGACTTCCCACCCTCCGTCTCTCGGGATACTATCTGGGAATGGGCACCCTGGGGTTTGGCATGATCGTTAATATTTTATTCAGGGAATGGTCCAGTGTGACCGGCGGTGCTTCCGGGTTTGTGGGAATTCCCGTACTCCAAGCAGGACCGGTCTCTTTTATGTCGGGGAAAAACTATTTTTTTCTGGTCTGGGGAGTGGTGCTTCTGGCCATCCTTGTCTGCAAAAGAATTTTATCCTCGCGCATGGGAAGAGGGCTGCGCGCCATCCATGACGGGGAAAACGCCGCCCTGGCCGTGGGCGTAAACACCCATTATCTAAAACTTCAGATCTTTATGTTTTCGGCAGCCCTGGGCGCTGTGGCCGGATTCTTATATGCCCATTTTGTCCTTTTTATCTCCCCTGAGTCCTTTGGATTCATGGTTTCAGTAAAAATGGTAACCATGGTGGTTATCGGCGGGATGACCAGTGTCTGGGGGGCTGTTTTAGGGGCTGCCCTGCTCACCCTTTTACCCGAAGTTCTCCACGGGTTTGCCGAGTATGAAATGATCATTTTCGGCCTGATCCTCATGACGGTGATGATTTTCATGCCCCAGGGCCTGACCCGGGGATTTATTGATATTTACCAGAGGGCAAGGAAAAAAAGACAATGATATCCCCTTCAAAAAAAGAGATGGACCGTTCCAGGGATGATAAAAAGAGCCAGGCCCGAAAAATTCTCAAGGTTCAGGGCCTGACCAAGATGTTCGGAGGGGTCAGGGCCCAGGACAATATCAGTTTTTCCATTGAACAAGGCATTGTATGCGGGCTGATCGGCCCCAACGGGGCAGGCAAGACCACCTTGTTCAACATGATCACAGGAATTTACCCCCCGGACAAGGGACAGGTGATTTTCAACGAGAAAGACACCCGTAAAATGGCGGTGCACCAGCGGGTCAAGGCCGGCATTGCAAGGACCTTTCAGCATGTGGAGCTGTTCAGCTCCATGACCCTGGTTGAAAATATCATGGTCGGCATGCATGTCAGAACAAAGACCGGATTCTGGGGCGCTGTGACCTGCCTGCCCTGGGTACAAAAGGAAGAAAAACAGGCCCGGCAGAAAGCCTTTGATCTCCTTGAGTTTACCGGGTTGAGCCCGTATGCCCAAACCCCTGCCTGCGACCTTCCTGTGGGCCGCCAGAAAATGGCGGAGATTGCCAGGGCCCTGGCCTCAGATCCCCTTTTACTGCTTTTGGACGAACCGGCCGCAGGCCTCAATGCCGTAGAGACCGAGACCTTGGGCAAACTCATTGCACGGGTCAAAAAAAAGGGGGTGACCATGATGCTAGTGGAACACGACATGAGCCTTGCCATGGGGATCTCAGACAAAATCATTGTCCTTGACCAGGGCATAAAACTGGCCCAGGGCACCCCAAGACAAATTCAGAACAATGAAGCGGTCATGGCCGCCTACCTGGGACAGGGGTAATTCATGCTCAAGATTAAAAATCTTAAATGCCGTTACGGCAGTATTGTGGCCATTCACGGGGTCAGCCTCTCGGTTAAGCAAGGAGAGCTGATCTCCATTATCGGGGCCAACGGGGCCGGAAAAAGCTCTTTGCTCCTGGCCATTTGCGGGCTTTTAAAAAACTGGTCAGGAGAAATCTTTTTCAAGGATCTCCCCATCAAGGGGATGTCTCCTCCGGCCATTGTCAAGTCCGGTATCAGCATGGTGCCCGAAGGCCGGCAGATTTTTTATCCCTTGAGTGTCATGGACAATCTTGAAATGGGGGCCTTTACCCGGTACCAAAAGGGAGAAAAAAAACAAGTGGCAAAGGACTTTGAGATGGTCATGGATATGTTCCCCATTTTAAGGAAACGGGCAGACCAGCTGGCAGGGACGTTGTCCGGCGGAGAGCAGCAGATGCTGGACATTGCCAGAGCCTTGATGGCAAGACCCTCCCTCCTTGTTCTGGACGAGCCCTCCATGGGGCTTGCCCCGAAATTTGTGGAGATGATTTTTAAGACCGTCCAGCACCTGAGAAACCAGGGGGTGACCATCCTTTTGGTGGAACAAAATGCCAGGGCCGCACTCAAAATTTCTGACCGGGGCTATGTGCTTGAAACCGGAAAAATGGTACTCCAGGGCAGTGCAGATGAACTTTTAGTGGATGATGATGTCAAGCGGGCCTATCTGGGTCAGGATTATGGGAATTTTTATGACGGGAGGGATTGATGATGCCGGATATGACCTTTGAAGAAAAAGAACAACTCAAACTGGAAAGACTCCAGAGCACCTTGAACCGGGCCTATAAAAATGTTCCCTTCCACCGCAAACGGTTCACGGAGAATACGCTTCTTCCCCAGGATATTGTGGCTCTCAAGGATATTGTGGCTCTCAAGGATATTGAAAAACTGCCCTTTATGGACCGATCCCATTTGAGCACCCATTACCCTTACGGTCTATTTGCCGTGCCCCTAAGGGACATCGTTCGTATCCATACCGCTCCCGGAACAGGAAAAAATCCATCCATCAGCGGATATACCAAGGCAGATCTTTTGATCTGGAAAAAACTTGTGGCCAGAAGCTATGAGGCTGCCGGCATCACCCAGATGGATATTATCCAGATTCACCTGCCCCCGGGACTTGCCAATTGGGGACGGGATTACAAAGACGGGGGCGAGGCTGTGGGGGCAGGGGTTATTCCAAACAGCTCACTTTCCCTGTCAAAAACCTTGATGGTGATCAGGGATTATAAAACCACCACCCTTGTCACCACCCCTGCCTTTGCAGAAAAGCTCATGGCGCATATGTTTGACCTGGGCCAGAACCCCAATGAACTCAACCTCAAGCGGATCATTCTTGTGGGAGAACCTGTGACCGGGAAAACCTTATCTAACCTGGCAGAACGCCTGCATGTGGATGTGTGGCTCAATTACGGACTCAGTGAAATCCCGGGACCAGCCATTGCCCATGACTGCGGCACAACACCCTTGGGAACAGACCATGGCCATCGCCTCCTCCACATCAATGACGATCATATTTTACCGGAAATCATAGATCCTGAAACAGGCACCCGGGTTGAATCCGGAAAAAAAGGAGAATTGGTACTGACCACACTTTCGGCCAGGGCCTTGCCCCTGATCCGGTTCCGCACAGGCGACATGGCAAAATTTGTGACCCAGCCCTGCGGGTGCGCCTCTGTTTTGATGAAAATTGAATGGCTGGACGAACGGGCGGATAATGCGATCATCATTTCCGGAATCAAGGTCAGCCGGGACCAGGTAAAACAATATCTTAAGGCCGCCTTAAAATGCAAAACCCCTGACTGCACCATGGAAAAAATCCGCCAGAACGGCAGTGAAATCCTCATGATCTCCCTGGTCATGGATGAGACGCTTTTTTCCGACGAAATCAAGGGACTGGAAAGACTCATGGCCGGCACCCAGAAAAAACTCACAGAACAGACAGGCATCCCTGTCAAAATCGGCCTGGTTCAAAAAAGGGAATAAAACGAATCGGATTCAAGCATAATAACCGTGGTTAAATTCAGTCTATGGTTTGAAATTCAAAATCGGGTAGAGATCTGAATTTTCTGATTCATAGAAAGGCTGATCTGTACCTAATGTTTCAACACGGCTGTTTATCCGAACTCAGAGGATTGTTAATAAAGCTGGAACCTTTTTGGCTATCTTGACAGATAGTTCACCCAAGGCACGAATCCTGCCGGCCAATTGAGCCTGATTTTCGTTCCTTGCAGAGGCTTCCTGAACAACGGCCATTAATTGCTCATACATGGCCTCGTCACGGGTATCGGGTGTGATGTTTTCGATTGTATCAGGATCAAGGCTCCGCAGGCCTTTATACTCGTTTGCAAGAGAGCCTTCAAGTGCCAAACGGGCGCGTTCTGCCGCAAGGTCCATTTGTGCAAACAAGGCGTCAAGATCAGTATAATCAGTCATTTTAATTCTCCTCAGGCTTTATTTGGTTGATGGTCTCTTTTATTTTCAACAAAACCTCTTCGACTTTGTCCATTTTCCCTTCTGCTTTTTCGAGGGCGTTCAAAATTCTGTGTCAGTTAAATGAAAGCTGATATACTCAGCTAAATAAGGAGAACTGACATGACCGAAGAAAACACCGAATTTGATTTTCAAAAAGCCCTTAAAGGCATCCAGGAAGGTAAACCCTTCACAGGTAAGGGCGGCGTCCTTACATCATTAATCAAAAATCTTGCTGAAGCTGCTCTTGAAGGAGAGTTGGAGTCCCATCTCGGGCAGGAAGTTTCTGCCAACCGCCGTAATGGAAAAAGCAAAAAGACCATTAAATCCCTGGATGGTAAATTTGAGCTGGAAACCCCGCGTGACAGGGCCGGAACCTTCTCTCCACAGATCGTCAAAAAACATCAGACAACGCTCAGCGATGAAATTGAAAGAAAGATAATAGCCCTTTACGGCCTGGGCATGAGTTATAATGATATGGCTTCCCATTTACAGGAAATCTATGGACTTGAGATTTCAAATGCCACTCTGAGCACCATTACCGATAAAATCATCCATACCGTCAAAGAATGGCAGGCCAGGCCGTTGGAAAATGTGTACCCAATCGTATGGCTTGATGCCATACATTATAAAGTACGAGAAAACGGAAAGGTCGGCAGCAAAGCCGTTTACACAATTCTTGGGGTGAATATCGAGGGCCGCAAAGAGGTTCTTGGGCTGTACATATCCGAGAATGAGGGTGCGAACTTCTGGCTGCAGGTGTTAACAGACCTTTCAAACCGAGGGGTAAAAGATATCCTGATTGCCTGTGTTGATGGTCTAAAAGGTTTTCCCGAGGCCATTGAGACCATATTCCCGGACACAGAAGTTCAACTCTGCGTAGTCCACCAGATCCGAAATTCATTGAAATACGTTGGTTCCAAAAATAAAAAGGAATTTATGGCAGATCTAAAACGTGTTTATAAAGCGGTCAATAAGGATCTGGCCGAAGAAGAACTGGATATCTTGGAAAATAAATGGAATGACAAATACCCGATTGTGATAAAATCCTGGCGGAACAACTGGGAACGCCTCAGTCATTTCTTTAAATATCCAGAAGAGATTCGACGGATAATATACACCACAAATACCATTGAGGCTGTGCATCGACAGTTTCGAAAACTGACCAAAACAAAGGGATCATTCCCGAACCAGGACAGCCTGTTAAAGCTGCTTTACATGGGGATCCAGAACGCCAGTAAAAAATGGACAATGCCGATTCAAAATTGGTCACTGACAATTTCCCAGTTGGCAATTTTCTTTGAAGGCCGGCTGGATAAAGAGCTGGGAATTTGATAGGGATTTATTTACAGATGGAAAAGATGGTTCCAGGAACTCCACTCCAGCAAAAGTCAACTCCTCCGACGTGGCTGATTGAAGGCCCATTCTCGGACCTGACTTTTACTTCCGCTGGCGCTGAGGCAGATCCGAGAACCGAAACCGTGACACAGAATTCTGAACATTCCCGCTTTTCTGCCTCTTCAATCAAACAACTGATGCGGTTGGATACTTTTTCGGTATTTTCAGATAATTTTTCACGCATTCCTTCAAGACCGACAGTCTTCAGGACGTCATTCTGGGCATCATGGACGTTTCGCACGGAGGCAAGATGACCGGAAATTATTGCTTGAGCTGCCTGCAATTGCCGATGAGAGGCATCTATGTCCTCGATAAGCTGATTTCGCTGGGATCTTACCGGATTGAGCAGTTCGCCTCTTTTCTTCTCAATGACTTCGTAGGATTTTTCCACAAACCGGGTCAGTACCGGCAAAAGATTTTCAGGCGCATTTTCTACAATCCCTTTGACCTTATCATCCAGCCTGTAATCGTCTGCAAACTTTTTAATGTATGCAGGCGCTTATATCTCATCAATAAATTTGTTGATATCTTTTTCCATAATATCAAAAAGAAGTGAGGCCAATGCTCTGTGAGCCCTGTGGACTTCCTCAAGATCACGACCAACGGTATTGGCCAACTCAATTGACGCCTTGGGGACACTTGCACACGAACTCAAAATAAGTGCAAACCCCAAAAATATAAAAAGCAGAACTCTTTGAACAGGATGTTTGGTTAATTTCATCTTGGCTCCTATTTTTAAATTATTGTCAAATTAAAGGCCCTTGTTTTGCCATTGAATCGTCAAGGCTAAGTTTATGACTTTCATGTAATTGCTGCTCTATCTGAAAAACTTCGCCGAAATAAGCGTCTCCATTTTCAGTTTTGGCATCAAACGAACATGAATTTTCGCTTCATTGAGAAACAATACCACAGCGAGGCATTGTTCAATTATGGGGTTGGTCCCTGAATTGACAAGGGCAATTTTACCCAGGCCGTTAAAGCATCGTGACCTTACTGCGAAAGGTCTGCAAAGCCGCAGATAAATTAAAACCGGTTCGCCCCAAGGGTGACAATTTACCCCTTAAAACTGGCGTGGCAACTTATTACAAGTCACTGTATTTAATACTCTTACAATTCAATTTACCCAAAGTATCATGAAATATCCTGGCCAAACCATGGAACCTATATATTTATACCCGATGCTCTTCTTCCAAATCCAGGGTCAGTTTTTTTTTGTCCTTGATGCTGTCAATAACAAAAGATGATTGGATTTTTTGGATCCCCTGAATCTGGGTGAGTTTGTTGTTCATGAACTCGCCATAAGCCTTGATATCCCTGGCGATGACCTTGAGAATGAAATCATTGGCTCCTGCAATCTGATAGCACTCAATCACCTCTTCAAGCTGGCAGAATCGTTCCTTGATCTGTGCAACCGAGGACAGCTTGCTTAAACTCAGGGAGATGGAAACCAGGGCCATGATGGAAAAACCGATCTTTTCGTGGTCCACCACTGCCGTGAAATGAGAAATCACCCCTGAAAGTTCCAGGCGCTTGACCCGCTCCAGAGTTGCCGGCGCAGAAATCCCCACAATTTTAGACAATTTTGCATTGGTCATTTTCCCATTTTCCTGAAGGGTATTAAGTATTTTTTTATCGATTCTGTCCAATAGTCCATGTCCCCTGAATTAAATTAAAATTTTCGCCTTTCCATGGTTATAGTTTTATGATCCCTTTCGCAATACTTTACCCTGATTCGTCCAAAAAACTTTGTATTTTAATTGTAAAAAGGCCTTTGATGAATATCTTTTAACTTGCCTGGTGAATTATAAGTTAATCTATTTTTCAAAATTTGAAGGGAAACATTTTGTACCCAAGCCTGTTAAACAATCCAATTCTCAAACCGATATTCTACCTGGTTGCCAGGATAGGACTCTTTATCTTTGGATGGAAAACCTGCGGCAAAATGCCTGCTATGAAAAAATTTATTCTCATTGCAGCACCCCATT
It encodes:
- a CDS encoding Lrp/AsnC family transcriptional regulator yields the protein MDRIDKKILNTLQENGKMTNAKLSKIVGISAPATLERVKRLELSGVISHFTAVVDHEKIGFSIMALVSISLSLSKLSSVAQIKERFCQLEEVIECYQIAGANDFILKVIARDIKAYGEFMNNKLTQIQGIQKIQSSFVIDSIKDKKKLTLDLEEEHRV